acctccatctctacattaaaaaaaaaaacaaaaaaaaaacagtagggcatggtagcccatgcctgtagtctcagatattAGGGTATTAGGgatgctgaggagggaggattgcttgagcccaggaggtcaaggctgcagtgagccatgatcatgccactccactccagcctgggcaacagaatgagactgtctcagaaacaaaaaggaaaacccCCCAAACCCCAAATGTTTAGTTCTATACACATAGGAGATACTTAGTAAAAGTTTGTTGAATAGATGAACTGCTGCCTTATTTATGCATGAATACATCAAATATCTATTGAGCTTCGTTTTCAGGCACAATACTAGATCCTGGAGCTGTAATGGTGAGCAAGCCAGATATGCTCTCTGCCTTGATAAAGCTTATAACCAAGTGAAGGGGAGactaagtacacacacacacatagcaaAGTACAAGGTTTTATGAGACCATTTAATAGAGGACTTCtcttagtttttttgaggaagtaGAGGTACAGGCTAGAAAAGTTGACATCTGAATGGTGAGTAGAATGAGCAGAAGTTGGGGAAAGGGGATGGGAGAATGTGCCTTGCAAAGGATTTATAGGAAAATCCTGACCTTCCCAACCCAATCCTCATTAATTCCCTAATCCTGGCCCTCAAATCCTAAATTCACTGTTGGTATCATTGCCTTTTACTCTCTCCACTTTTTCGTTCTGATCCCAGATGGGTACATATGTCTAGAAACTCTGAGATGCTCCATAGATACAGAGAACTCTTAACccattattttgtaaattaaaaaatagaaaatataggcTTGTTCTAAAAATCCAAACAGCACAGATAGATGTGATATGTAAAGTAAAAACCTTACCACATGTTATCCCATACCTCAGAAACAATTACTCATTATGGTTTGGGCATAGATCTTTCCAGGCCTTTTTCTATATGTTTGTCCATTTGTGTGTTATAtactatacataaaatattttttgcaaaaaTTAGATCATAGCATATATTTTACAGctctttttcttcagttaatatggaaacttctttgttttcacCATAGATCTGATACTTTCTTTTAAATGGCTGCACGATATTCTATTTAACTGTCatcagtttatttattattattattatttttcgagaccgagtctcactctgttgcccaggctggagtgcagtggtgcgatcttggctcacagcaacctctgcctcccgggctcaaatgattctcctgtctcagcctcccaagtagctgggattacaggggcatgccaccacacctggcttttttttttttttttttttttttttttttaagcgaagactgggtttcaccacattggccaggctggtcttgaactcctgacctcaagtgatccacctgccttggcctcccaaagtgctgggattatagacgtgagccaccgcgcccagcctagctATCATCAGTTTAAACAATCCCTTATCGACTGACACTTAAGATTATTATTCCATGTTTGGTTATTATGCAGTGAACTTATATTTGAATTTGAGTTGTGAACTCTAAATGCACATTGTTTTAGGTCCAGTACTTACCACAGGTAGGTCATGGGAACTCTGAGGCTCTGTAATTTCTGAGCTCTCAGGATGAATAGGTGAAAATAGTCTGTATACATTTTTTGAGTCAGGGGATTTTTAGAAAGATTCAGGGCATCAAGAAAATACTATAAATGAAGTTAGGTGTTTAACTGGCAGGTGATTCCTTAGAAGCGTGAAATACTTTTTGTTTACAGTAGACTAAGTGATTGGTTTTGGTGCCAGGCCTCAAAATCTACTTTTCTATTGGACCTTACTACATAGAGTCACTCTCTTTTCCCTTCTTAGGTACTCCTTTTATTCCGTCCGGCATGATGCTATACTTCTCTGATggggtagagatgaggttttcaGGACTTTGCAGACAAGAAATAAGTCTCCCTTTAATTTTGTGCCTCTAGAACATGGTAGGTTAGTTCACCTGCCCTCTTGATCATCTCAACCTTTGGACTTTGCAGGTGAGCTGCGTTCTCTACGGGAGGAGATTTCCCTGTTAGAGCATGAGAAAGAAAGCGAACTTAAGGAAATAGAACGGGAATTGCATTTGGCCCAGGCTGAGATCCAGAGTCTGCGGCAAGCAGCAGAGGATTCTGCAACTGAACATGAGAGTGACATAGCATCCCTGCAGGAGGATCTCTGCCGGATGCAGAATGAACTTGAAGACATGGAACGCATTCGGGGAGATTATGAGATGGAGATTGCCTCCCTCCGTGCAGAAATGGAAATGAAGAGCTCTGAACCATCCAGTAGTTTAGGTCTCTCAGATTACTCTGGGTTGCAAGGTATGAGAGCCATCAAGTGGGTCAGTAAAGTCAAGCAGAGGAAAGGAGATAATATATAGGAAAATGGTAGAAGGTGGTGTTAGATCATGAATTGGGAATCTCTAGAAAAAACCTCTAGGTTGAATTCAAGACTGTAgggggccaggcgtgatggttcatgcctgtaatcccagaactttgggaggccaagatgggaggatcactcgagcccaggcaTTCAcgagcagcctgggcaaccaagtgagaccctatctctttctaaaagaaaaatttaaataaaatttttgaaaagacagTAAAGGGGAAAAACCTACCCAGATGTTACATAACCAGTCCATGGTGGTGTAAGAAATAGCACCATGGAGAGGTACCCTGGGAATTCTTCAGAGAGTCATTGGGTCTTTGTTGATTTGACTATGGGAAAACCCTTCCTGGGAAAATTTCCAGCTCTAGGATGGGCAAAGAGGGACCTGTCACCTTGGGAAactcttcctgctgccttggcatCATGGTGCTTTGCCTGGAATGCTTTATAGGGGACCTCTGGCCCTGCTTCCAGGTGCAGGGATGCTAATTCTTAGGTTCCATTAGCTCTCCTCAAAATAGAAGCTTTGGGGGGCAACAAATCAGAGCAAAAGACAGCTAGAGAAGAAAAGTTATTCCGAGTGATACATGAGGTACCCAAAAGCCTAGAGCCCTGCTTTCAGACAGTGAGTCTCCCAGCTAGTTGCTAGGATTCATGACATCAGAGAGTTTGCTTTTATTCTGAGGCTAGATTTATGATCTGAGTATAATGGAGGTCCTATATTTGGCCAGGTCAAGCAGAGGCAATCAACAAGGATTCAAAGAACTGCAAGTTTTTCCAGCTGTATCAAGCCTCTCAGAAGAGCCTTTAgattaaatggtgctgggagaggaAGGTTGGCACAGTGGGAAGGCTTGGGCTGGAGTCAAACGGACCTGAGTTCAGTATCTCAGCTCCACTAATTAGCAGGATGAACGTAGGAGGTCTGGTTACGGtctttctctgagcctgtttctatatccaggatatgaaatcaaaattggttaataaaaccttatagctAGATGGGATCCTGAAACAGGAAAAGGACCTTAGGGAAAATGTAGAGAAATCCAAGTAAACTGtggagtttagttaatagtaatgtatcAATATTTGATTCCTTAGTCATAATAGGTATATCATGGTGATGTAAGATGTTGACAATTAGGGAAATTGGGTGAGAACCCTCCCAGGaaactctgtactatctttgcaactttttttgtaaatctaaaactattctaaaattcaaagtttatttaaagaaaaaaaaaaccttacagaGCTATTttgggaattaaatgaaatgtgaagcATGTTGAAATCACTTGCACACTTACCAAATCTGAGGCTGAAACTATCAAGTCTAATGCTTAGCGCATGGTTAGTTTTCATTAAAGATtagtttccttcctcccttctatGGTAATCTGCAGTATTCTAAGGAATTCTGATTAGAATTAAGAGGAAACATTAGAAGTTACTTTTAGGGTGTTGAATCTTCCAGCAGGTAAGATAGGTCTTGTGTTCTAATTAGAGCAAGTTAGTGTTCTTTAAATATCGGTAGAATTAATGTTCTAAGAGGCataattctttttcaattttttgcaagtggacacagagtctcgctctgttacccaggctggtctcgaactcctgggctctaatgatcctcctaccttggccttccaaaatgttgggatcacAAGTgtaaaccactgcacctggccaacctaATTCTTAATCATGAAGCGACAAAACAGATACACGTGTTTGTATCATCACAGCCTTAAAagtgggcatggtgactcatgcctgtactcccagcactttgggaggccgaggcaggtggatcacttgagcccgggaattggaaaccagcctgggcaatgtggtgaaaccccatctttacaaaaaaattcaaaaattagccgagcttggtgatgcgtgcctatagtcacagttacttgggaggctgaggtgggaggatcacctgagtccagggaggtcaaggatgcagtgagccatgactgtgccactgcactctggtctggaTGGCAGAGTaagactatctcaaaacaaaacaaaaccaaaaaggaaaaagtatagGTATAGGTGACTAGTGCTTAGAGACATGCGCTGGATTATTTCAACCGGATCTCTTCTAATGCTTGAGGATGATATGTGAGTCTGGTTAGGATGGGCCTGTCAGCAGATAAAAGGCCATTAGAaagaattccctttttttttttttttttttgagacagagtctcattctcttgcccaggctggagtgcagtggcacagtcttggctcactgcaacctctgcctcctgggtttaagcaattctcctacttcaacctcctgagtagctgggactacaggtatgcaccaccacgcctggttactttttgcatttttagtagagacagggtttttgccatattggccaggctggtctcaaactcctgacctcaagtgatctgcccacctcggcctcccaaagtgttgggattacaggcttgagccactatgcctggcaagAATTCTTTACCACATCCAGACCAATGTATTTGGTGTGGGAATAAAGGATATAAAAGGAAACTCAGAATGCCTGAAAGGCAGGTACTGGCAGTCACATCTGACAGTTCACATCTCTCAGCTTTTTGTACTAAAAGCATAATTGGAAGGTAATCATAAACAGTTGAATGGAAATTTTACATACAATAAACCCAAAAGTTaattaaactttcaaaaattCCTAAAAGTTCAAGAGTCTGCTTCGGTTGAGGCTTTGAAGATGAGCACACAGGGCAAATCTTCAGGGCAGATGAGAAGAAGGACAGCTattgggaagaggagaaagactCACTGCACTGTGGAATTTCCTGGGCCCTGTCTTCTAAGCCTCTatctcttttctgtctttagaaaaaaagaagctcTTTAACCTTCTGCTCTCAGGTTTCAAGACAGGAAAACTGGGGGCTGGTCATCAGtgctttcctttcctcctggtctcatctctctctgcctgtcctcTGCAGAAGAACTGCAGGAGCTGCGGGAACGCTACCATTTCCTGAATGAGGAATACCGGGCCCTGCAGGAGAGCAACAGCAGCCTCACGGGGCAGCTTGCAGATCTGGAGAGTGAGAGGTACAGCTGTCTCTGGAGAGTGAGAGGTCATGGGGTTCCACAGGACTCTGCCTTACCTTGGGCTTTCCCTGAAGGCAGATGCCAGGGCAGTGAGCGTTCCTCTGCTCCTGGAGACCCAGTCCTTTCCGTGGTTTCCAAAGGATACAGATACCACCTACAAGCAGACATGGGGATCCGACCCAATTATCTCAAGACTAGAGGGAGTGAGTTCTGAAGTTTACTTCTGCTCTAGGCACTGGGTTCTGGTTTGCTCTGCCCTAAAGTGGATCAGAAGAGATTATTTTACTGTCCGCATAGACTCGTTTCAGTCTAATGGCAGGCACAATGCTTCCAGATTGGAGTGGGCTTGACTAGGCCTAGCCTCAAAACTAACTGGACTGGCACTCTAAGGGTCTCCCAGAGCCAAACACACCTTTGCAGATTGAGGGGCTGGAGACTTTCTGTAGTCTTCTAAGCATGTTTATCTGAGCGGTGAGTCACAATAGAAGACCCCCTACTATCTTTGGCCTAAAATGAAGGTATCGGGACCAAGCATGCATGGCTGGTGATGCCAGGCAGAACTCCCTTCAAGCATAGCTCTGCGGTTCTGGATTGCAGGACACAGAGAGCAACAGAGAGATGGCTGCAGTCCCAAACACTGAGTATGACGTCAGCAGAGTCTCAGACTTCAGAAATGGATTTCTTAGAGCCTGATCCTGAAATGCAGTTGTTACGGCAGCAGCTACGGGATGCTGAAGAGCAGATGCATGGCATGAAGAACAAGGTAGGGCACAGAGGGTGGGGAAGGCAGGCacatttcttgtctttctttcacCTTCTCCCAGCCTGTGGTAGAAACATCTCCATAGGCATGCACTGTGGAGGGAGGTAGTACTCTGGGGTCTTACTTGCCTGATGTAAATCTTCCAGTCAGAGCACCATGCTTTCCCCAAGCTTGTTCTTGGAGCACATGTGGTATCTGTAGTAAACAAGCCTCCCTGTTCCATTTCCCACATAGTGTCAGGAATTGTGTTGTGAGTTGGAAGAGCTACAGCATCATCGCCAGGTCAGTGAGGAGGAGCAGAGGCGGCTGCAGAGGGAACTCAAGTGTGCTCAGAATGAGGTGCTTCGGTTTCAGACCTCCCACAGTGTCACCCAGGTAAACACTGCCCGGGGAGGCATCTGGGATGGGGGCAGAAGGGCTTCATGGAGGGGCTGCTTCAACCGGGGTGGGCACAGTGAGTATGGCTGTGCTCTGCCGACTCTTGCCCTGCAACTGGGCACAGTCTGCTGGAAACCAACTGTAGAAGTCATATAGCACTGCATTCTAGAAATGGTGGTCATTACTGAGTGTCCGTCtcacagaagaaaccaaaccctAGACCTGTGGGAGCTCCTCAAGATGTCTGCATCTGCAAAGGAACCCAACTGATCCGTAGAAAGATCTGCTGTTTCTTGAGAGTAACTGTTCTACTCACATCCTCCCTACCACAGAACGAGGAGCTGAAATCCAGACTCTGTACCCTGCAGAAAAAATATGATACTAGCCAGGATGAGCAGAACGAGCTCTTGAAGATGCAGCTGCAACTTCAGACTGAGCTCCGGCAGCTCAAAGTCATGAAATCTACACTTGTAGAAAACCAGAGTGAGAAGGTAACAGCAACCAGAGGTGAGGGGACAACTTAGGTGCTAAGGGCATCCTTCTGAGGTTTTGGGGAAGGTGGATAAGAGTAGTGAGTTAAAAATAATTCCAGCAACCACATAGGCAGCACCACAGGTAAAGAACTCCAGCCCTGCTCGAGTACTACATTAGATATGAGGACATTAGGAAGTGAAGGGCAGGAAGAAGCAAATCTTAGACTGTTGGTGTCAAGTGACTCACACAGAAGAGTGAGTGGGTTAAGGAGCCCAAAGGCACTGCCCAAAGCCCCCTCTACCATAGGAGTTACTGTGCCGGCTGCAGAAGCTGCAGCTCCAGCACCAGAACGTCACATGTGAGAAGGAAAAGCTGCTGGAAcggcagcagcagctgcaggaggAGCTGCAGTGCCATGAGGCAGAGCTGCAGCACCTCAGGGATACGGTGGCCTCCTTCAAAGAGAGCAGTGAGAAGGTAAAAGAAGCTCCTGGTGAGGGAGGATGTAGCCAGGCATCATCTTGTGTGAGGGTGAGAGcgcagaggaggagagggaatggTAGGAGTGTGGAGGAGCTGGCAGTGAGGGGGCCAAAGAGGTGCTTAGGAGAAAGGTGACCTCGGGGAGTCACAAGGCTCTCAGCTTCCTTtgattttaaatcagaaaagcaGCATATAAAAAGGAAGTCCCTTtgcctccccacctcccaaaaAAGGAAGCCCCAGAggtctgtgtttttttaaaattatttttacatttatttatttatttaactggaAAGGCGACACTGGGAAGGTCTGTGTTTCAAGCCTGTCAGGGACGGGTCCATCTTGGGTATCTATCCCTGGCTGGGATGAAATTGGGGCTGAGAAGGACAAGGGAAGATGGGTTCCCTTCATCCCCACCTGGGAGGAGAGAGTCCAGCAGCAGGAGCGCCTGGGGTGATGGCCaggcctgcctccccttcccaggaCACAGAGACGCACACTCAGCTTCAGGAGATGAAGCACCTGTACCAGGCCAGCAAGGATGAGCTGGAGCGGCAGAAGCACATGTATGACCAGCTGGAGCAGGACCTCCTGCTCTGCCAGCTGGAGCTGAAAGAGCTCAAGGCCTCCCAGCCCATTCTGGAGGACAAAGGAAAGTGTGCTAATAAGGTAATTGTTCAGAGAGGTGACAGCTCCTGGGCACTTGCTCCAGAGAGAGGAGGTACAGAGGCAAAAAGTGAAGGCACCCAACCCAAGGGCTTGATGGGCTTCCTaggcaggaagcagaggcagggccACATGCTGCTAACTTCAAAACAGTTTGCCCTGACCATGACTTTGAGCCAGAGCCACAGCTTAGTAGGATCAATACCTTTGGATCCCAGTCTGAACCCCTGAAGGTTTTACACGATTCCATGTATGTGGATATTTATACAATGGTATTAGAACTGTAGTGATATCTAGTCGTTCTTGGAGAGGAACATATGCATGGGCCCATTACACAACTATTATTGTTGGAACTAGAGAAAGGGGCCAGTTTTCTGGATCAGATTGCAAATGCTCTCATAAAGGGGTACAGTCTTGTGCCCAGAGCGCTGATTGGGCAAGAGAAGGACCTAGGCTCTTCTCGGATTTATTCTGTGACTTTGAAGtagttaaattcttttttttttgagacggagtctcactctgtcgcccaggctggagtgcagtgacacgatctcagctcactgcagcctccacctcctgggttcaagtgattctcctgtcttagcctcccgagtagctgggactacaggcacatgccatcgtgcctggctaatttttgtatttttaattgagaccgggtttcgccgtgttggtcaggctggtctcgaactcctgacctcaggtgatccacctgcctcggcctcccaaggtgctgggattacaggcatgagctgccatgccctgCCAGTAATTAAATTGTTGAAGGTTGAATTGTGCCCTCTTTAAATGGAAGAGAATACTACTCTTAACTCACTTCCTTTTAGCAGTAAATCCTGGTAGTGATAAATAAggccttattcattttttttcttttccatcgtGTATAAAACGCAAGCTGTTATCATTTATCCTGTTGAGCACTTTCAGCTCCTGATTACTGATGGGAAATGGAAAGGTGTTGAAGCATGTTGGAGAAGAGGCCCAGGAGTCTCTAAAGATAGTGGAGCTGGTCACATTCTGCCAGAAAACTCAGTAGTTCCTGTCCCTGGGGAAAGGCCTTTAGGAGACAGAGGACTGGGAAGGTTATTTGGGCCGCCTCAGCAGTCTCTTTGCGTTTCTATATCCAGGCTCACGTTTCCTCCTTTTTCCACTTCTACTCAATTTAGGAGCCCAGGTGATCCGTGACTTGCTCGTCACCTCTTCCGCTAATGGGAAAAACGATGAGAAAGGAGAAGCATGCTGGCAGACAGCACCTGCTTTTTCTCTAGCCATAAAACAGCATTGAGATCTGTCTGATATTGGAAGATCTGGGTTTTTGGAAATGGGATGATTTAGTCTTCTCAACCCAAATTTAGCAATAGCGCATACTTTCTAAAGATTTAAAGAGAGAATTGGGAaagcaaaaatgggaaaaattaggGTGAAATTAAGTCCTTATTGGTAAGGAGTGTAATTGCATTCAAAAACAACTGGGGTTAATAAGAATAACAGGAGCTAAGAGTTCCCAACAGGGTAGGAATATGGTGTATAAAGGAAAGGGCCGGAGAAGAGGAAGGGGGAAGTGAGGAAGGGGCATCAATAGCATTCCCCATCAAACTGCCCCCAGAAAGGAATGGTGGAAGTTTAGAACAAGGCCAGCCACCAGTCCAGAGCAACCTGCTCTGAAGGAGCAGCCTGCAGGGGATCCCCAATCGGTATCTAAACAGCCAGGCTGCATTGTGGCTTGGGGTGACCAGTCCAAGGTGACTGCATAGGGAGAGAATCACAAGAGGCAGGAGAGCGCAGAAGTGCTCTGTTAGCCACCCAAGAAGCTTACCTTACAGAGTAACCACCCCCTCCACACCCGCCCCCGCCCACAGTGTGACACACTGCTGTCCAGACTGACAGAATTGCAGGAAAAGTACAAGGCCAGCCAGAAGGAGATGGGGCAGCTGCAGATGGAGCAGTGTGAGCTCCTGGAGGATCAGAGGAGGATGCAGGAGGAGCAGGGCCAGCTGCAGGAAGAGCTGCACAGGCTCACACTGCCACTGCCCAAGAGTGGCCTCTTACTCAAGGTAACTCTGCCAGAGGCAGCTGCTAACTGTGGGGAAGCTGCTCTGAGAAGCTTCCCTGTGTGActagggaaaaataaaagggTGGGGATTGAACTTTTTCTTCTTACCAACCACTCCTTACTTTCTCACCACTCTGCCCAAACCAAAAAGCTCCATAGAGCCAATTAGAGTTTTTCTTATGAGGGCTTTAAATCTTAAAATACCTTTTATACTCTGGAATCTGTGCAGCAgtttatatttagatatttagtCCATCTGGAGAAAATGCACCTGAAACCACTTTATAAACTACAAAATATATCCCAACGTAAGAGACGGTTGCTACTTTTAGCAGGTCTCCATAGAAAGACTCCCCCTGTCCCCAGATGGGCTCTGTGAAGTCAACCCTGAGATTCTTCAGGGAATTGTTCACAGTGGGGATGAGGCACCAAGGAGGCATCAGACTTTCTGTGTAAACACCACAATCCCTTGCCTCCTTCCTTCTACTCCACCTCAGAGTCAGGAGCTACTCACCAAATTAGAAGACCTGTGTGAGCTGCAGCTGCTCTACCAAGGCATGCAGGAGGAACAGAAGAAGCTGATACAGAACCAAGACTGTGTATTAAAAGAACAATTAGAGATCCACGAAGAGCTGCGACATTTCAAAGAGTCTCATTTCCAGGAAGTGTTGGAGAATCCTGATGATTCCAAattggctaagtcctcaaaatgTAATCGAAACAAGGTAACCATAGCAAGAGGTAGGGAGACAGTTCTCCTGAGCACAACAGCATGGCAGGGAGAGTGGGCACCGCCGAAGGGTCAGAGTTGGGAAGGCGTGTTTGGCCAGGGGTAAGGATAAGGCAAAAGCCCTGCCCTTCACCAGCTGTGACCACTCACAGGCTCCATTAAGAGGTGGCTTTTAGATACGGCCTGAGGACCTCACCTAGATGCCATTATCCTTTATCACACATATTCACAGTGCCCAGTTGAAGCACTATGAGCACTCAGGGCAGAGCTGAGATGACCGGAAGTCTGTCATCAGATCATTTGACTCATTCCCAGTAAGATGTGTAATATCAGTTTGGTGTTTGTTTGGATTCCTTTGGACTGACTCTAAATGTCATCTTTTTCTTGAGTGGAAAAGTACACTTCTCAGTTATCAAAATCTATCACCTTTGGTGTTCTCTGTGAGGCAAATTTGGGGCCTTTCATTTCCAAGAGAAGAATTCCTAGCATATGGGGTTCTTAGTACTGACCACACTATCTTCATTGGAACTTTGGTGGCAGTAACAGAGCAAGGTCACAGGGGTTAGACCAGAAAATCGATGCCTCTCAAGTACCAGCAAGGGGTCATGCAGATGAGGTGACACAGGTGGAGATCACCGTACAATTCTATTCAGGGTTGGGGGATAAAGTTGTTCTGACATCTCAGCGTGGGCAAGGAGGGGCAGGTAGACAGTTTCAGTTTAGGCCAAATCTATTCATTCCAATCTTACTCTGAACAAGGAGAACCAGGAAGTAGCAGAAGTCAACACTGTGAGGCTGGATCATATTCCAGGGGCATCAGATGTCCAGGCTGGAGGCCTGGGTAACACAGCTGGGAACCAGGTATAAAATATTTCCTTAACTGATCAGATCTCATCCTGGACATCAGCAGCCAAGAAGCCAGGCCCAGAGAGCCTGGGAAACATGCCCAGAGGCCAGATTCAGAATAGGGGCAGGAGATACAGGAACTAATAGTGAGACTTTGATTCCAATTCTTCATATTGCCACATTCAAGGCCGGGGCTGATTTTAGAACTAGGGGTGGGCGAGGGGACTGAGCCTGAAGGTCAGGATAACAGATATACCTGACTGAGAAGAGGGTGTGGTAGGGAGTCAGGGTGTTCTGGAAACCCACTCGGCACTGCTTCAAGGAGACAGGGATGTATCAAAGTGCAGAAACCAGCCAAAATGGGAGCCTGGAAATCATGGAGTATCTGCCCTGGGGAGATTTTCCCAAATGAGCAAGAAACTGATACATGCCAGTTACCTGTAGGCTAAGTCAGAGACATAGGCCGGGGTGAGGTGGAAATGTAGGCGTGCCATTCTCTAAGGTGTGCTCTCAGACGTCTGTACCAGGAGAGGTGCAGCTGGAAGGACTGAAGTGTCAGAGTAATGATACtgtctccccacccctgcccccagcaaTCCAAGCTGCTCATGGAGCAGATGCAGGCCCTGCAGGTGCTGTATGAAGCCGGTCAGGCGGAGCAGGAGCTCTTGCAGCAAGAGCAAGGGAGGCTCCTAGAGGAGCGGAAGAGGCTGCAGGCAGACTTGCAGCTCTGCCTGGAAGAAATGCAGCTGCTTCAAATCCAGTCCCCTTCTATAAAAATGAGCCTTGAGTCCTACGGGAAGAGCTATGGTAGCATGGTCCCCAGCAATGAGAACTGTCGCAAGACTTATGATACCACTGTGGATGACAATGAGAGCTATTA
This DNA window, taken from Pongo pygmaeus isolate AG05252 chromosome 6, NHGRI_mPonPyg2-v2.0_pri, whole genome shotgun sequence, encodes the following:
- the CCDC136 gene encoding coiled-coil domain-containing protein 136 isoform X2; translated protein: MEAGAGAGAGAAGWSCPGPGPTVTTLGSYEASEGCERKKGQRWGSLERRGMQAMEGEVLLPALYEEEEEEEEEEEEVEEEEEQVQKGGSVGSLSVNKHRGLSLTETELEELRAQVLQLVAELEETRELAGQHEDDSLELQGLLEDERLASAQQAEVFTKQIQQLQGELRSLREEISLLEHEKESELKEIERELHLAQAEIQSLRQAAEDSATEHESDIASLQEDLCRMQNELEDMERIRGDYEMEIASLRAEMEMKSSEPSSSLGLSDYSGLQEELQELRERYHFLNEEYRALQESNSSLTGQLADLESERTQRATERWLQSQTLSMTSAESQTSEMDFLEPDPEMQLLRQQLRDAEEQMHGMKNKCQELCCELEELQHHRQVSEEEQRRLQRELKCAQNEVLRFQTSHSVTQNEELKSRLCTLQKKYDTSQDEQNELLKMQLQLQTELRQLKVMKSTLVENQSEKELLCRLQKLQLQHQNVTCEKEKLLERQQQLQEELQCHEAELQHLRDTVASFKESSEKDTETHTQLQEMKHLYQASKDELERQKHMYDQLEQDLLLCQLELKELKASQPILEDKGKCANKCDTLLSRLTELQEKYKASQKEMGQLQMEQCELLEDQRRMQEEQGQLQEELHRLTLPLPKSGLLLKSQELLTKLEDLCELQLLYQGMQEEQKKLIQNQDCVLKEQLEIHEELRHFKESHFQEVLENPDDSKLAKSSKCNRNKQSKLLMEQMQALQVLYEAGQAEQELLQQEQGRLLEERKRLQADLQLCLEEMQLLQIQSPSIKMSLESYGKSYGSMVPSNENCRKTYDTTVDDNESYYKSYTSTQTSSESFLKSYDSSTSASEAYGKSYCTTSNSSITYKKSYGSTSSSDTCQKSFVSSCTDEEPAEPEDMEHFEEMVAKVLIKLQAVQAMYQISQEEHSQLQEQMEKLLAKQKDLKEELDACEREFKECMECLEKPLAPQSDKNEIKELQTKLRELQLQYQASMDEQGRLLVVQEQLEGQLQCCQEELRQLREKRPSVVKEARGKNANKNVNKNANGVKMKKVTKPRSDTSESDLETGKKIRKKMKRTKRKRRRKKTVKRRKMTLTLPLKVPKKTTPSDFPRAKRTCLGCGSLWYSWLLQLWLCMCYPTCDSRSQSSASWSDGRPWPARGQIPSGHHPQLWAGHTVPEPSPYVPCVPISSASVTQAEKACGERLTSISCLV
- the CCDC136 gene encoding coiled-coil domain-containing protein 136 isoform X1, which translates into the protein MEAGAGAGAGAAGWSCPGPGPTVTTLGSYEASEGCERKKGQRWGSLERRGMQAMEGEVLLPALYEEEEEEEEEEEEVEEEEEQVQKGGSVGSLSVNKHRGLSLTETELEELRAQVLQLVAELEETRELAGQHEDDSLELQGLLEDERLASAQQAEVFTKQIQQLQGELRSLREEISLLEHEKESELKEIERELHLAQAEIQSLRQAAEDSATEHESDIASLQEDLCRMQNELEDMERIRGDYEMEIASLRAEMEMKSSEPSSSLGLSDYSGLQEELQELRERYHFLNEEYRALQESNSSLTGQLADLESERTQRATERWLQSQTLSMTSAESQTSEMDFLEPDPEMQLLRQQLRDAEEQMHGMKNKCQELCCELEELQHHRQVSEEEQRRLQRELKCAQNEVLRFQTSHSVTQNEELKSRLCTLQKKYDTSQDEQNELLKMQLQLQTELRQLKVMKSTLVENQSEKELLCRLQKLQLQHQNVTCEKEKLLERQQQLQEELQCHEAELQHLRDTVASFKESSEKDTETHTQLQEMKHLYQASKDELERQKHMYDQLEQDLLLCQLELKELKASQPILEDKGKCANKCDTLLSRLTELQEKYKASQKEMGQLQMEQCELLEDQRRMQEEQGQLQEELHRLTLPLPKSGLLLKSQELLTKLEDLCELQLLYQGMQEEQKKLIQNQDCVLKEQLEIHEELRHFKESHFQEVLENPDDSKLAKSSKCNRNKQSKLLMEQMQALQVLYEAGQAEQELLQQEQGRLLEERKRLQADLQLCLEEMQLLQIQSPSIKMSLESYGKSYGSMVPSNENCRKTYDTTVDDNESYYKSYTSTQTSSESFLKSYDSSTSASEAYGKSYCTTSNSSITYKKSYGSTSSSDTCQKSFVSSCTDEEPAEPEDMEHFEEMVAKVLIKLQAVQAMYQISQEEHSQLQEQMEKLLAKQKDLKEELDACEREFKECMECLEKPLAPQSDKNEIKELQTKLRELQLQYQASMDEQGRLLVVQEQLEGQLQCCQEELRQLREKRPSVVKEARGKNANKNVNKNANGVKMKKVTKPRSDTSESDLETGKSLEVVLYYKASQRKLDGLAKEEEKKEEMEEEKKEEVKEEAKEQCGDELVAEPADPGEAKSTEDQEENEEDKEEEEKEEDSEEEEDDVDPSLESAEENNPLRLSESKKNMFGLWKPMVFLAIAAVALYVLPNMRQQESEFCLME